cgcacatggtgggccgtaaaagaccaGTTTTGGTGTAGTGCTTCCAGTACTCTTGACTTTGTGTGTGTGATAGATTTGCTGGTGTGATTTGTGTATTGTTTCTACATTCTCATTGGTGATTGGTATTAGACGAGTTACAAGGTAGCAAATTTGCACCATGTTAATGATCAAACACATCATTATGCACAAAGTTGATTGTGATTAACATCATTTTTATGTTACAATATGTAACAGGAACTAAGTTTCATACGCAGCAGCAAACAAATGGCCGCCAACAATAGTACCCCTGATAAATCTTGAAGAATGGAAAAGGATCATATcggacaggacccgccccggatttcaccccgaaatccggagtggccctgcggggcccaccttagtgataactctaccgagaactggtcgagtcacccctaaagtggactacccaaaacagtaacccacaatagatcagagccaaacaaagaagtgcggaagctattcgtcaactatgcctcgaaccacgtacgcccgacctcaactaataacgcctgcaaactgggcattagaaaccgaaaggccaaGGGGAAAAGTAcaagaaaaacgttagcgtgagtggacaaaaataaacaaatataaaccaaatggattttatactttcccacatttatttcctttagaaattcccgatgcatgcaaggatttacgaaaataaaacaaaaggagttccactcatgaaaaccgactagccccgctagccacatacgatttaaaataacagttggaactctgatattcaaggaaaataagaccagccccgctggttaaacaaaaatcgagctagccccgctagctaaagtagtaaagtgagtggGGGAAAgcgatagccatacaagtgagcctcccaggcttgggtgatagcctcccaggctaaagaaactcccataactcccgtaatatacccttacaccACTAAGtatagcgataggataccgggctacagcaTTACTATCAcatagacagtaacctgcgccacaaaggcggagggctacggtgatcccatcaccgcgccacaaaggcggaaatcaatgctagcaatgataagtcacccaaagtatggcaaagaaaatccgaaagccaagtaaatccataaaacttccccaactctcgtaaataaatttccaacgacgtgtcccacacgccaagataacctcatcttcaaaataaataagatataaataagtataaagattaacttcatagaatttcataaaaatctcaattgccgaatataaatataatataagtagtataaatccggaaatcatatcggaaataaataaataagaaaagataagcgtaatccaatgacgtgaccccgcacgccataaaatctccaagtaaatcaattaaccaaaaccgtttccgaaaataatCGTGTGCTcaagaaagtaaattgataaataatttataacttcggaactatttaaataaatgcatgcatcattcttttgcaaataaaagtccactcacagtactattgggcgaccacacaaacgagttcctttatctagccgtagctcgcaacattgccctgtacacaattaaatttccgtaaacagcaatccgataaaataattacgaacctaaacgaaacctgaaaatctctatctccattacttctcaaattcaccccaaatctcttccacaattccaattcctcaatttacatattccataatgaagacgagggaaatccggccgtcggatttcccacaattccaccacaaaactccaaacttcgaaaattcacaaacaattccaaactcctccaaaattcaccaaacttcacatatatgccctatgataattatagaatttaactagccagaaaatgaaattaaaaagctaccctagccgccgccaccgccaccagctccgatggccaccaaactttggcagcagcacctactcaacacactgattcaacttctcaactacaacattcccaaataacaattaaaaacggccgaaatcgatcaatgaacaaaacccagaaatcctcaagaaccctagaatttcaattcgtcgattcggcatttacacaacaaatcgtgatacaaggccataggggaaaagatcagtgatgaaaaccgaaccttcgacggcgagatggggaccggaggtggccggaatggccgggaatcggccaaaatccaaaactgcaaccggggaggaaattcgttcgatccgagcttttccggccaaatcgtccaaagatgcttccacagacgtgaccgggggaggaaaccgagcttggggttggccggattacgtccggaggcggccggaagaggaagaactcGGAGGGGGAGCGAATCGGCCGAGAGAGGAAgggagagtcggggagagagaaagagaatggggggtgggtttccggttttggaaacctaccctggtaagtttctattttaatcaaaaattaccatgaacagtaacttcacatttttggccataactctcgcatactaagtccgatttttacgcaccacatatgcacgcgctcggtttaacgtcccctacaactttcatgaagaacctttcctcaaattttgacccgaacaaaaagtcaacttttagggccactaaaagtaccaaaccgaaagtaaaagtgaaagtaaaggctgtttaccgtccaaatgactagtaaaccggtaaattcaggttcgggacgttacaatatCGGGGATCGAGCTTCTCACAAAGGCCTATATATGAAACCTTCTTTGCAAATTACACAGGGTACTAATCAGACAAACTAGCTAGCCACTACTAATcacttgaatcaattttgatCATATGTTTTCCCAATACCAATTCATTTCTTGAAAACTCCTAGCTAGTCTCTTTCACATCTAACCTTTGCTTCTTGCTTTTTGTACGTCTCATCCATTATCTTTATTGTTGCTACATTCATTCAAATATCCAGAGGTTCATTCAACTTTTGATAAGGGGCCAAAGAGGACCCTAGGTAGAAGTTAGGAAACTACTTTTTTCTGAGGATAATTCAATTCATTGGACAAAAGTCTTATTATCTAACTAGTTCATGGATTATTTGTATATTTTTCCTATTAATTTATGATACAGAAATCAGTTCCTTAGAACTAGTCTATCTTAAGATGTTCGGGCAAGTACTAGAATGCCGCAGTCTCCTTATCTCCTACTATCCAAGTGCTTCCTCAGTTTGTTTTGCAGCAAGATTCATGGAAGATTACTACTAATTCCAGACCATCTAAGACATAATCAAGTGATCTTGATCAATTTCAATATGACACATATGCTTAGGAAGAGTATTTCATATTTAAAAGTATCAAGGATACAATCACTTTCTAGAAGCATAAATGTTGAAAGGGCGGAAATGTGAACAAATAGGATGATCCAGGATCCTTAAGGAAAACACTCTACTATGGGATCTCTTTAATTTTAAGGAAATCTCTCTACTATACCTCTATGAATGTTAAAACCAGTGTGAATTTCTTGGGAAAACGACATGTTAGAAGTTGCAGAAGTACTGATCGATGGCAAGGATGATGTGAATGTAATGTTCCAGATTCCTTTCTAATTAAGGCTGTTTATATGATGCATTTGTTGAATCCAAAGGCATTTGTTGAATCCAAAGGACTAAGTAAGCTATCCTCCTTCTGAGATACTCTTATTTGAAATAAATGGCGGCATATACTTGATTTTGACTAGCCTTTAAAATGAGAACCTGGCAGAATAAGTTTTTGTAACAGAACACTTATAACGAGGGATTCTGAATGACTTGATAAGAGAACAGCTTTTACATTTTGTATATGTATGTTGGTTTAGCTATGAAATCAAATAAGTAGGGTGTACCACAATAACCAGAAACTCTTTCCTCAAATCAGAAGGATTAACCTTCAAAGAAATAATCAAAATCCTTCTGCCAAAGTCAAAATAAGATACAGTCCGATGGATTCTTTCTGGTAAACAAAGGAATTGCTATAAAATACAGTCGGGAGGATTAACTctccctttcatttttttttttctggtgaaACGATAAATGACTAAAATACAGTCGGAAGGATTAGCTCTCGCTTCCATAGCCGAGTCATCCTTAGTGGTTGATCCAGTTGAGCCCCTAGACTGTTTATTGCTCATCCGCTTCCACAGTTGGCATTGGGTATCGGCACAAGGGACAAAGGTGACTGATCTCCAGGGACTGGACAATGCAATCGACATGATACTGGTGTTTACAGGGTAAGGTAGTAACCAGTTGATCAACACAGTTTGCAAAGTCGTCGAGACAAATAGCACATGATCCAAGATCTACTTCCAAAGTATcaagttttattttcttcaaacTCTTGATCCAAGATCTACTTGCAGGAACAAATTTGAGCTTATTTGTACCCCAATGGTCCTCATATACGATGTGTTCTTGTGCCACCCAATCAACAATCTCATGATAGTCAGCACTACCCAACAAGGACACACTGATGTCCAATATATTCACAGTATATGGCACATAATGGGGGGTGTCGTCAATCGGTACAAGATACCTCTGAATGAATTTCTGAAGAATAGCTTCATGTTCTTCTGGTGGGACACCCATACGCAAAAGATGCTCTGCAATAAACTTTAATTTGGCTGGGCCAGGTCGGACAAGAAGTGCCTGTTCATCTACGAGGGTTGGTTCACCATCCTGTGTGAAGTCTCGTGGATTATCATACCAAAACCGGCTTTGTTTGAGAAGACGTAGTATGACCAGAGTCCCTTCTCCCTCGTCCAATATTGGTACCGGTACTTGAGACACCGTGCTATGAAAAATATGCCTCTCTGCGGACATGCTTGTGCAACTGATATTAAAAATGGAGACCTTTCAGTCGATATCTGATTATATCAAACTAGCAGTGAGGGTGATGGACTATATAGGTGGCTTAGTCCAAAATCAACGAGGAGTAAGAGTCCATATTCTACAAGGATTAGGAAAACAAGGACCAAGTGTTTCTCTTCGACAAGGATTAGGAAAAGCCCTTTCTTCTAGGAGGATTAGGAATCCCTTTCTTCTAGCAATCCCTAAAAAGGCCTAAATCCAACCCCTGCCCACCCATCCCTCATACGCTCCTTGCCATTTGTTTTTACAACTGGTTGATAAAAGACTCTTGGGGAAAAGTAATTTTGATTGTACAGAGATTACTTACCGGAGTCTCAAAGGTAAAATCTTTGAGTCTGAAATAACATTACTTGACGCTCCCAAACCAATTCTCAACCAGTCTCCTAGCTATTGCCCTATATATCTGGGGAAATGACAAGTTTTACCTGACCGCCGATccgaaaaaacaaaacaaaaaaatcacaaaCCCAACAGCCAGGCAAATCCATAGCAAGCCAAAACAGATACaagtagaaaaaaagaaatcacCTTTCCTTATTCTGGGAATTGACAAGTTGGAAGAGATCTATACGACCGGCTTGAAATTGCACAGTGAAGCAGACCTTGTCTCCATCTGAACCAATCTAAAATTACCCAGAATTGAAAAATAACAATCAGAGAACCGAAAAGTCTCCATCTTTAACAACAAACAAAGAGACAAAAGCTCGACCTCAGGTCAGCTGCGGTGGCGGCGACATCGAACCTCGGCTGAGCAGGAGGTCCAGCACCTACGTCTCAGCGGATTTAAGTACAAACGGTCCGGGCCAGCAGGGAGCATTTATTAATCATACttgtgttcttttttttttttttaatataaaaaataaaaaacaaacaaacaaaacaaaacacaaataTGATTCATACTTGAccaaaaaaatacttgtgtttTTCACCCGAAAATGGGCACTCTATGACAGTGTTCAttatctccttttttttttttaaacgaaAAGATTATTAATTAGGGTGTAAATGAAAACTTCATGGGCAGGGGTTGTTAATGGGCCGAGTTCGGCCTTTTAAtattattagaaaattacacagtAGCACCAGACCAAAGATATAAATACAGAAAACCCACCTTCAAATAGTTTTATATAAATAAAGACACAAGCCCAACCCAAAAACCAAATGAAGCAGGCCTGGCTTCGAATTTTGATggaaaatgactaaaatatccAATTTTCATCACATTTTATGCACATGCCACTGCCATAATCCAAAACAATCAAAAACTGAAATCTCAAAACGCAAAACGCAAACCTCAAATCAGAAACGCTAAAACCTCCAGCGACGAATCCAAAACGCATTGCAAAATCTCTGAAGCAGTAGCACTCAGCTTGAATCTGGCTTCAATGAAGGTCGATAAGATAAGCCCTTACTCCAATTTCTGTGGGTGAACACAGCTTTTGGTTTAtacttgaagatttggaatttgGGAGACCTCGACTGTATTGTTCGCTGTTCATAGTGACAGTTTGGTTTGGTTGGCCCTTTTCCGACCTCAATTTGTTCCTCTGGGCATGGATTAATACTGAATAATGTTTGGTTCACAAAGTTGAAGAACTTGATGGAAATCGGAGAATTTGCTTTGTGTCTGGTCGAGTTATCGAAGAAGAATAGCTAGCCCGTTTGCTTTCAATATGAACTAATCGGTTACCCAGATGCGGGCAGACTAGAGATTGATAGAAGTTATGTTGGAATCAGAACAAGAGCTGGGAAGTTTTGGTTTGTTCGGACTACGCAACATAAAGGTACAATTCTCTATACTATGAATGATCTTGACATGTAGATATtgtatttgttgaaaaattaacaaagtttgGCAATTACTTTGATTATAGAATTGGACACCTGATTCTTCATGATTATTATAAAAAATGAATATGAAAGTTTGATGCAGGAAAGTATGGATGTACAACGAAGGTGCTGGGTTTGAAATTTATGTTGTCAAGGTCAGCTAGGTTTTATTTAAAGATTTTGGCTTTGGTGAGATCTGGTTGTTTTGTGTGCAATGATAATTGGTTTACATGCTTATTTGAGTTCATTTCACAGAGAATGGTAGTTTGGTATCCAATCTTAATTAAGAGTGATTATATAGAAAGATGAGAACCATTGTATATCAATAAATGCATTGAGTAAATTGGTCTTTAAACGTGAAATAAGAAGGGGAAAGAAAGATATTTGGAATTTGGATGCTGTGCCTTTTGCAAAGTAGCGGTTACTTGGTAATTGTTGGTAATTAAGAAATGCAGTGGCTCTTAGTAAGATTATGAACTTAAGAGATGGAAGTGTATAGATTGTTAGTTAATTTGGTATATGCCAGTTTCCGGCCAGTATACTTGGTTTACCATTAATTGTGATACTGGACATAAGTTGTAAGTATATGTATACACTGTGTGTAAGCACGGAAATTTTATTCCCACATGCTTTTGAAGTAACTAAAGTACTAGTTTCTTGCTGTACTCACTTTGATTAATTGAAATCCTTGAGTTCTCTGTGAATAGGCATAAACAAACACAGAGGAATCCTTGTAAAATGAATAACACCagcgagtgtagtagcaggattagacgatgacgagtgcagtagcagaacacgagtatgaggacagtagcagaactggacgagtatgagtgcagcgagtgcagtagcaggattggacgagtgcagtagcaggattaggtgatgacgagagcagtagcagaacatgacgagtatgagtgcagcgagtgcagtagcaggattgaatgagtgcagtagcaggattagacgatgacgagtgcagtagcagaacatgagtacgagggcagtagcagaactagactaagtatgagtgcaatagcaggattTGACGAGTGCAATAGCCGAACatgagtagcagaactggacacgagtacaagtgttgtagcagaacttgacgagtatgagtgcagtagcaggatttgaCGAGTGAGGGTGAGGATTAGGCaatgagatgagagtagtaggagagtgagATCTTGTGAAGTAACCTAAAGGGATTAttctgaaggaaaaaaaaaacataaacggattattctcaaggaaaaaaaaaagtaacataaacggattattctcagaaaaaaaaaataacataaaaggattaaaagtcaaaagaagtagttaagggtaaaaaaagtaaattaactcatgacatgtggcaaatggagagcagattgtccttatttgtaagatttaatcatTATAAAAGGatttagaagtcaaaagaagtagttaagggtaaaaaagtaaattaactcatgacatgtagTAAGTGGAGAACACATTGTCCTtgtttgtaagatttagtccttatatgtttaattcaatctttagatgatgtatttgttaagtcaacttttgtcaataacttatatgtaatttgttataataTTTTTACATAATGACTTGTCAGGCTTCATTATAAATTTTAAGTCCAAACTTGTCAATATAAACCAGGTCTTGTGGgatttttcgggccgggccggaccTATATTCTCTAGttccaaataataaataatttagAGATCTTGACCCAAAGCATAGAATCAGGCCAAAGTTTTCTCACTTacaccaccaagagttttttataCCCAACTACCCAATTAAGtgttaaatgacaattttaacctccaattaattaaaaaaattcctCTCTCTGTGTGTGCAAAATCAACCGCCACCACCAAAACAGAATCATAAGAAAGTCGCCGCCAGCGCAAGATCATCAACTGTCTTTTGGTGGGCCGTCAACTTCTGTTTGGTGGGCCGtcaacttctttttcttctggttAAATgatagggaaaaaaatacaaacagtacccaatcTATGGCCCACTAGTAACTTCAGTACCcaagttttcaaaactatcactttggtacccaggttatctagcccgacccaactttagtacctaaaacactgtttGCCATTACGGTGTTAGCCACCTGGCAAACTTTGAAGGGTATTATGGTCCCTTCActgttcgtcttcttcttcctcacacTCTCTTCGTGACCAAAACCCAGTCGCCGTCTGCAGTTCAAAACCGTCCCCGAAGCTGTCGCATCTTCCAGAAAAAGAGAAGTCACAGCGAATCCCACCACCAATCAAGGCCCTAACTCCGATCCTCACAGCCTGGGAAACATCAAACAACATCAATCCAAATCTTTGGAATTTCATTTCCCATCTTCATAGTGTGAGTGagtctcagagagagagaggcatcgGGAGCTTGGCCGAGAGAACCACAAAGCCGTCGAGAGCTTCACTCGGCAGCGCCTCCAGGTCTGAAAAACCTAGCTGAGATTCACCTCATTCTTATCTGAAAAACCTCTAAGTTGCATAATTCTCAGTATGTAGAGCTGCAATCGCAACAAACACGAAATCTCTTTGCGAAAAGCAAATATCTCAAATCAAATCCTTCATAAAAATGATGAACAAATAAACATTAATTTACACTAACACAACCAAATTAAGCAACAATTCAACACACATTGAATCAAATTACTCAAATTGAAGTTCAATCGAAAGTCAAGCATACCATCtgaatcttcatcatcatcagagaGAGGGAAATCGAGCCAAGTCTCGGGATGCATAGAAACATTTCTCACGAACGCAAGAACCTCCGGCGTCACACCGAGAGCCAGCCCAGCCGCCTCGGCCTCTTCCTCCGATCCAAACTGAAGCAAATTCGAAGCGATCTTAGTGAACTCCGAAACCGCCATATTGCTCGAAAGCTTCGAGATCCCGCTCTTGAACTTTCCGCCGATCTCCGCGAAATCGCTCTGGATTCCGGCGATCACGTCCTCCTCGGAGAGCTCCGGATCGGACGGCTCTCCCTGCTCGGCGGGTTTCGGAGCGGCCGCATTGGGCGGCGGGGCGAGAAACGAGGCGACGCCCCAGAACTGGCGGGACAGGGTTTTGGTGAGCTCTTGAATTTTCGCTGCAGGGGTTgcggcgggggggggggggggggggggggccagCTGGAGAGGAGGAGGCGCGGGTCTTGGTCGTTGATaatggttagagagagagagagagagcgaagcagaggtaaaaatatatatatatatatatatatatatataaataatgaattaaatatgaaaagacaaaattacccttcaatatatgCCACTTGTCAGACGTCGTTACTGAGTTAACAGCTCCAGagactaaagttgggtcgggctagataacctgggtaccaaagtgatagttttgaaaacttgGGTACTGAAGTTACTAGTGGGCCATAGGTTgagtactgtttgtatttttttccctaaatGATAAATAACTAAAATACAGTCGGAAGGATTAGCTCTCCCTTCCAAAGCCGAGTCATCCTTAGTGATTGATCCAGTTGAGCCCCTAGACTCCATTTATTGCTAATCCGTTTCCACAATTGGCATTGGGTATCGGCACAAGGGACAAAGGTGACTGATCTCCAGGGACTGGACAATGCAACCTTCATGATACTGGTGTTTGCAGGGTAAGGTTGTAACCATTTGATCAGTACATTCTGCAAAGTCCTCGAGACAAATAGCACATGACGGGATGAGTCTGATAACAGACTCTTCCAAACTATCAAGTCTTGTTTTCTTCAAACTCTTGATCGATGATCTACTTGCAGGAATAAAATTGACCCTATTACGGTACTCATCCACAAATAGGATGGTTTCTATTGCAACCCGATCTATAATGTCATGATATTGTGCAGCACCCAACAAGACCACAGTGATGTCCAGTATATTCACAGTAATAGGCAAATTATTAGCTACGTTGAACAAAATGCGCGCAAATATTTTGCTAGAAATAACTTTGTGTTCTTGTTGTGGGACACCCATACTCGAAAGATACTCGCGAACAATGCTTGTTGGGCTGGAGCAACTGCCGAGCAAAAGTCCTTTCTCAGTCACGAAAGTTGGTTCACCATCTGTTGTAAAGTCTGCTGGATCGTCATACCAAACCCGGGTTTGCTTGAAGAGACGTAGACGGATCGGATGCACACGGGGGAAATCCAAACTTGGTGCAGAGTGCCCTGTTTCTACTTGCAACGCTGTGCTAGCGAATATATGCCTCTCTGTGGACATGCTTGAAGAACTGATATTCAAGGAAACAATGGAGAGTAAGGTAGTTTTGAGGGCGAGGGATTATATATAACTAGCGCAATTAGAGTCTCTTCTACAAGGACTAGGAAAACACCTAAAATTACCTCTCTTCTACAACGATTAGGAAAACAAAAATATTCATAATTTGTGAAAGCCTataaaccaaaaccaacaaGGATTACGAAATTGGTGTGTACGGAAATTACTTCCGCCAGCTAGAAAGAGAATGTTAGTCTCCGAGTTAGTCTCAGTCTACCAATTTGTAATCACTCTCCGGCCGGACCGGCGATTAAAATACTTACAAAGTTGGAAACCGAGGGAAACAATAATTATATTCACAAAACCCAACAATCGAATTCACAACATAACTCCAATTCACAGAGGATGACATTCAGCAAATCCATAACAATGCACAGATGCAAGTACAAAAAAGAAATCACCTTTTATTAGCCTGGGAATTGATAAGTTCGAAGGCTTGAAATTGCACAGTCAACTTGTATGCATCTAAACCAATCTAGAATTACCCAAAACGAAGAGAAGCAAAAAGTCTCCACCTTTTGAGTCTTTCCGTCGATCCGAGGAAGCTGCACCTCATTATTTATCAAATAGCTACCTGGCCCAATTCGACCCGGTTCGGTTTAAATTTAAAAACCCAGCCCAAACCGTATTGTTTGTTATTGAACCAAAcctcattcattttttttttttttttagaagattcATTTTCCATGTTTGGGAAGCACCAGCATTTTCCATGTTTGGGAAGCACCTGAATGGGAAAGAAGAAATAGTCAGGGGAAAGTTGTGGCCCGTTGATGGTCTATGCCTCTATGGTTATTTGTAGCCTTATTGGTGTTCTAGAGAGTTTAACTTCCTTTTTCGTTTTTAGAATTTGGATGCTCAAATTTGATAATCTGATTCTAAGTTGGAAGTAGGTATTTTGGCTTTTGTACTACATCGTATCCCTGCTTATAACTTTCTTTCTGCTGAAATGAAGTATGATATAcgaatttgataaaaaaaaatttaaaaaaataaaaattggggGAAAGTGAAGTCTCACATATTCTATGGATTCATTTTCCCTTACTTTTTTCAGGTATTGACTACTCACTTTTCAcaattttattaaaataaattgaaatttcttaACAACTTTTCCAATGTTACAACGTGAGAAtagaaaatttttgaaaatcttAATATTGAagatctattttttttttttcaaatgaaagaaaattttattggtGTTCTATGGATACCCCCCGAAGGGTATATGTGTTGCTAACTTTCTAACGCTAACCTCCCCcaatcggaaaaaaaaatatatatatatatatatatcaactccCCTACACTTGGAGGGGTTATAGAAAAGAaatggattaaattcagtttagtccctcaagCTTTAGGCCAAACATCAGTTGggtctctcttcttttttaatcaaactcatCCCTGATCTCTCAAATTGCATCAACCTcgtccaaaatttaaatttgactcCGAATATGACGTCATGTGCTGTGCTGGAGCTGACAAGGAGGTCCCACATTTTTGATTTTGAACCCACAAGAAgagcaaaatggacatttcaaatttaatctaatttctatttttttttctcttattttctctCCTTTCTCCCTCGCACATATCTGAAAcctcatctctttctctctactCTATCTCTCTCATTCCCAGCCACCATGAACATCGGCCGGCCACCATGAATCTCTGCTCACAAGCTCCCACTACCCACCACCTCAACCAAACTCCACACTCCAAAGCTTCGAGCCTTCTCTCCGATAACGAAAACCTACCGGATCTAACCGCTTCGAGCTTCAGATGCGATCCAACACACCACCGATCGGAGATTGAGGGCAGAGGGACGACTTCGAGCTTCGGATGTGATCCAGCGCACCGCCGATCGGAGATTGGAGATTGAGGGCAAAGGGATGACTTCGAGCTTCGGATGTGATCCAGCGCACCGCCGATCGGAGATTGGAGATTGAGGGCAGAGGGATGACTTCGAGCTTCGAATGTGATCCAGCGCACCACCGATCGGAGATTGAGGGCAAAGGACGACGAAGAAAGATAAAGAAGATGAAGTAATCGGACTTGGAGGTAGCAGAGGACATAATCGGAGACGATGTTCCTGCAAcgaactgagagagagagagagagagagagatatatatatatatatatatatatatatatatatatatgagttttaatttaattaataggggGTAAAACTATCACTAGATATTAGATTGGGCAGtgatgttcacctggtcagttgctgaccaaagaatttatgctcaataacccttagatttacatccaagggttgaaaacaaaacacctcaacttaataataattctctctgccattggatttatatctaatggtggttgagcattattttcttggtcaataactgaccaggtgaacattttcgttagattgggtaaataaGGTTTAAAAACTTTTAgtagagtaagtgggcaatttttaagctaaaattgggtaagtggtcacggcccctaaaaaaaaaagagggaccaaactgatgtttggcCTAAAGCTTGAGAGACTAAACTGAATTGAATCCAAAAGAAATTC
This portion of the Rosa chinensis cultivar Old Blush chromosome 1, RchiOBHm-V2, whole genome shotgun sequence genome encodes:
- the LOC112182252 gene encoding uncharacterized protein LOC112182252: MSAERHIFHSTVSQVPVPILDEGEGTLVILRLLKQSRFWYDNPRDFTQDGEPTLVDEQALLVRPGPAKLKFIAEHLLRMGVPPEEHEAILQKFIQRYLVPIDDTPHYVPYTVNILDISVSLLGSADYHEIVDWVAQEHIVYEDHWGTNKLKFVPASRSWIKSLKKIKLDTLEVDLGSCAICLDDFANCVDQLVTTLPCKHQYHVDCIVQSLEISHLCPLCRYPMPTVEADEQ
- the LOC121052642 gene encoding uncharacterized protein LOC121052642 codes for the protein MSTERHIFASTALQVETGHSAPSLDFPRVHPIRLRLFKQTRVWYDDPADFTTDGEPTFVTEKGLLLGSCSSPTSIVREYLSSMGVPQQEHKVISSKIFARILFNVANNLPITVNILDITVVLLGAAQYHDIIDRVAIETILFVDEYRNRVNFIPASRSSIKSLKKTRLDSLEESVIRLIPSCAICLEDFAECTDQMVTTLPCKHQYHEGCIVQSLEISHLCPLCRYPMPIVETD